A stretch of Natronococcus sp. CG52 DNA encodes these proteins:
- a CDS encoding Lrp/AsnC family transcriptional regulator, producing MTADIDERDVEILLAIAEEKTRSTETIHEVTGIPKSTVHYRIKSLEEADVITNDLLELDLAKIGLELTVISEVWAEFDEGYHDEVGRKLSDIEGVNQVFFTMGDTDFVAIARLSSRDTVVDLVEKYETIDEIQRTSSKFVITTIKEHSGIGLLSNYEEATLLEAHDLDEDASSE from the coding sequence ATGACCGCCGACATCGACGAGCGAGACGTCGAAATCCTGCTCGCGATCGCCGAAGAGAAGACCCGGAGTACCGAAACGATCCACGAGGTCACCGGAATTCCGAAGTCGACGGTCCACTACCGGATCAAATCCCTCGAGGAAGCGGACGTAATCACGAACGACCTGCTCGAACTGGACCTGGCGAAGATCGGGCTCGAACTGACGGTCATCTCGGAGGTCTGGGCCGAGTTCGACGAAGGCTACCACGACGAGGTCGGACGGAAACTGAGCGACATCGAGGGCGTCAACCAGGTCTTTTTTACGATGGGGGATACGGATTTCGTCGCCATCGCGCGGCTCTCTTCACGGGACACGGTCGTCGACCTCGTCGAGAAGTACGAAACCATCGACGAAATTCAGCGAACAAGTTCGAAGTTCGTCATCACGACGATCAAAGAACACAGCGGCATCGGCCTCCTGAGCAACTACGAGGAAGCGACGTTGCTCGAGGCACACGACCTGGACGAGGACGCGTCGAGCGAGTGA
- a CDS encoding transposase, giving the protein MVEEAKTLEATFAPPTQGKEVRLQRLLSTYCEALHEAFDSGADTLGGVSNIVTPYDLPYQAKAALCSYVKKLRTTYNARKLDDEHPLRLTNQAAKFDREESRHHEICWNVPQPGRGTNFWIPLRINPEQEDLWHDLLNEDAKAGQIRLQQNRSNWVLHVTVTYSVEESERDGDETFIGFDIGESALITGCALKRNTPTKPMLESGSRARHLRKEMFTTLQRLQERDAAEWRIDERFDHYQNLLTDIVEKASREAVEYAKSFEDPVIVLEDLSYIRENLDYGKYMNRRLHAWAFARLQGRIEDKATEAGIPVECVNPRYTSQTCHACGHIGSRGSQAEFKCTNDDCHVTEFQADINAAANIAGRVDPWGESVPWEPERDDSPRNGSASDSATVHRETSEKSSQMTLAAYQD; this is encoded by the coding sequence ATGGTTGAGGAGGCGAAGACACTCGAGGCGACATTTGCTCCACCGACACAGGGCAAAGAGGTTCGCCTCCAGCGTCTCCTCTCCACCTACTGCGAGGCGTTGCACGAGGCATTCGACTCTGGTGCGGATACGCTTGGTGGAGTCAGCAATATCGTTACTCCATACGATCTTCCGTATCAGGCGAAGGCTGCGCTGTGTAGCTACGTTAAGAAGCTTCGAACGACGTACAACGCCCGCAAGTTGGACGACGAACACCCGCTCCGCCTTACGAACCAAGCTGCGAAGTTCGATCGTGAGGAATCTCGTCACCACGAGATTTGTTGGAACGTCCCGCAACCCGGCCGTGGAACGAACTTCTGGATTCCGCTTCGGATCAATCCGGAACAAGAAGACCTCTGGCATGACCTCCTCAACGAGGATGCCAAGGCCGGGCAGATCCGACTTCAGCAGAACCGGAGTAATTGGGTGTTACACGTCACCGTCACGTACTCGGTCGAAGAATCCGAGAGGGATGGTGACGAGACGTTCATCGGGTTCGATATCGGCGAATCCGCGTTGATTACGGGCTGTGCCCTCAAGCGCAACACGCCGACGAAGCCGATGCTCGAAAGCGGCAGTCGGGCGCGACACCTCCGCAAGGAGATGTTCACGACACTCCAGCGCCTGCAAGAACGGGATGCCGCCGAGTGGCGGATCGACGAACGTTTCGACCACTACCAGAATTTACTCACGGATATCGTCGAGAAGGCGTCTCGAGAAGCCGTCGAGTACGCCAAGTCCTTTGAGGATCCGGTGATCGTACTCGAGGACCTGTCGTACATCCGTGAGAACTTGGACTACGGCAAGTACATGAACCGACGGCTCCACGCGTGGGCCTTCGCACGGCTTCAGGGCCGTATCGAAGACAAGGCCACCGAGGCCGGCATTCCGGTCGAGTGCGTGAACCCGCGCTACACATCCCAAACGTGCCACGCCTGCGGTCACATCGGATCTCGTGGGTCGCAAGCGGAGTTCAAGTGTACCAACGACGACTGCCACGTAACGGAGTTCCAAGCAGATATCAACGCGGCGGCGAACATCGCCGGTCGCGTAGATCCGTGGGGAGAGAGCGTTCCTTGGGAACCGGAACGCGATGACTCGCCACGGAATGGGAGCGCCAGTGACAGCGCCACAGTCCACCGCGAGACGAGCGAGAAATCCTCGCAGATGACGCTCGCGGCTTACCAGGACTGA
- a CDS encoding CaiB/BaiF CoA transferase family protein, producing MVGEARDPDAETGPLEGVTVVDASQVLVGPFCTMQLADLGADVIKVERPGSGDQTRGWHPPQFGEGDNGVSAYYASVNRNKRSMTLNLKRERGREILRLLAEDADVFVENFRVGTLEEWGLGYDALGTTNPDLVYCSLSGYGEWGPYAEKPAYDLIMQAEGGLMSITGEADGSPVRVGVAVADIGAGMYATQAILAALFRREFGDDGGQKIDVSLFDGQVAWMSYMASNYFATGESPEQMGSRHPTIVPYQAFPTRDGHVVVAAASEKLWRRLCEALERSDLLADDRFAENADRVDHRDTLEAELAAELSSYETDEIVDLLDAAGVPARAVHDMEAVFEHPQTEARGMRETVDHPTVGPIEMAGSPMHFSRSATEIRRHPPELGEHTADVLAELGYRADEIDALEAEDVV from the coding sequence ATGGTCGGAGAAGCACGCGACCCCGACGCCGAGACCGGCCCGCTCGAGGGCGTCACCGTGGTCGACGCCTCGCAGGTCCTCGTCGGCCCGTTCTGTACGATGCAGCTGGCGGATCTTGGGGCGGACGTGATCAAGGTCGAGCGACCGGGCAGCGGCGACCAGACCCGAGGGTGGCACCCGCCGCAGTTCGGCGAGGGCGACAACGGCGTGAGCGCCTACTACGCGAGCGTCAACCGAAACAAGCGGTCGATGACGCTCAACCTCAAACGCGAACGCGGCCGAGAAATCCTGCGGTTGCTGGCCGAAGACGCCGACGTCTTCGTGGAGAACTTCCGGGTCGGCACGCTTGAGGAGTGGGGACTGGGCTACGACGCCCTCGGAACGACTAATCCCGACCTCGTCTACTGTTCGCTGTCGGGGTACGGCGAGTGGGGCCCCTACGCCGAGAAGCCGGCTTACGACCTCATCATGCAGGCCGAGGGCGGGCTGATGAGCATCACCGGCGAGGCCGACGGGTCGCCGGTCCGGGTCGGCGTCGCAGTCGCCGACATCGGTGCGGGGATGTACGCCACGCAGGCGATCCTCGCGGCGCTCTTTCGGCGCGAGTTCGGCGACGACGGCGGCCAAAAGATCGACGTCAGCCTCTTCGACGGTCAGGTCGCCTGGATGTCCTACATGGCCAGCAACTACTTCGCGACGGGCGAGTCGCCCGAACAGATGGGGAGCAGACACCCCACAATCGTTCCCTACCAGGCGTTTCCCACGCGGGACGGCCACGTCGTCGTCGCCGCCGCCTCGGAGAAACTGTGGCGACGCCTCTGTGAGGCGCTCGAGCGTTCGGATCTCCTCGCGGACGACCGGTTTGCCGAGAACGCAGATCGGGTCGACCACCGCGATACGCTCGAGGCCGAACTCGCGGCAGAGCTGTCGTCGTACGAGACGGACGAGATCGTCGACCTGCTCGACGCAGCAGGTGTTCCCGCTCGCGCGGTTCACGACATGGAGGCCGTGTTCGAGCATCCACAGACCGAGGCCCGCGGGATGCGCGAGACCGTCGACCACCCGACGGTCGGCCCGATCGAGATGGCGGGAAGTCCGATGCACTTCTCGAGGTCGGCAACCGAAATCCGTCGCCACCCGCCGGAGCTGGGCGAGCACACGGCGGACGTGCTCGCCGAACTCGGCTATCGGGCGGACGAAATAGATGCGCTCGAGGCAGAAGATGTCGTCTGA
- a CDS encoding acyl-CoA dehydrogenase family protein — MTLDFVGLEADLEQEEQLIRDTAREFVEDRVKPDIGEHFESGTFPEELISEMGDLGFYAPNLEGYGSPNVSETAYGLLMQELEAGDSGLRSMASVQGALVMYPIHAYGSEKQKEEWLPKLGEGEAVGCFGLTEPEHGSNPSGMETDAERTDEGYVLNGSKTWITNSPIADVAVVWARDHSTDKNPVRGFLVETDRDGVSTNKITEKLSLRASITGEIGLNDVSVPEENVLPGVSGMKGPLSCLTQARYGIAWGAVGAARDCFEEARQYATDREQFGGPIGRFQLQQRKLAEMATQITLAQLLAYRLAELKERGEMRPQHVSMAKRNNVRMAREQSKVAREVLGGNGITTDYSPMRHMANMETVYTYEGTHDIHTLVLGEELIGIPAYK; from the coding sequence ATGACGCTCGATTTCGTGGGTCTCGAGGCGGATTTAGAGCAGGAGGAGCAATTGATCCGGGATACGGCCCGAGAGTTCGTCGAGGACCGTGTCAAACCCGACATCGGGGAGCACTTCGAGAGCGGGACGTTCCCCGAGGAATTAATCTCGGAGATGGGCGATCTCGGGTTTTACGCGCCCAATCTTGAGGGGTACGGTTCGCCGAACGTCTCGGAGACTGCCTACGGACTGCTGATGCAGGAACTCGAAGCGGGTGACTCGGGGCTTCGCTCGATGGCCTCCGTCCAGGGGGCGCTCGTGATGTACCCGATCCACGCCTACGGGAGCGAGAAACAGAAAGAGGAGTGGCTGCCGAAACTCGGCGAAGGTGAGGCGGTGGGCTGTTTCGGACTCACGGAACCCGAGCACGGCTCGAACCCCTCTGGGATGGAGACCGACGCCGAACGTACCGACGAGGGCTACGTGCTCAACGGCTCGAAGACCTGGATCACGAATTCGCCGATCGCGGACGTCGCCGTCGTCTGGGCCCGCGATCACTCGACCGACAAGAATCCGGTTCGCGGATTCTTGGTCGAGACCGACCGCGACGGGGTTTCGACAAACAAGATCACCGAGAAACTCTCCTTGCGCGCGTCGATCACCGGCGAGATTGGCCTCAACGACGTCTCGGTTCCTGAGGAGAACGTCCTGCCAGGCGTTTCGGGGATGAAGGGGCCGCTGTCGTGTCTCACTCAAGCACGATACGGCATCGCCTGGGGAGCCGTCGGCGCCGCGCGGGACTGCTTCGAGGAAGCACGGCAGTACGCCACGGATCGCGAGCAGTTCGGCGGGCCGATCGGCCGGTTTCAGCTTCAACAGCGCAAACTCGCGGAGATGGCGACCCAGATCACGCTCGCACAGCTGCTAGCCTATCGGCTCGCCGAACTCAAGGAGCGGGGCGAGATGCGACCCCAGCACGTCTCGATGGCCAAACGAAACAACGTCCGGATGGCCCGCGAGCAGTCGAAGGTCGCCCGCGAGGTGCTCGGCGGCAACGGCATCACCACCGACTACTCGCCGATGCGTCACATGGCGAACATGGAGACCGTTTACACCTACGAGGGAACCCACGACATCCACACGCTCGTCCTCGGCGAGGAACTGATCGGTATTCCGGCCTACAAGTAA
- a CDS encoding aspartate aminotransferase family protein, with amino-acid sequence MAISLTTDELHFSEEPDVDDVPGPNSEVLLERQRDVDSNAVAYPKRIPIALDEAKGATVRDVDGNTFLDFFAGIGVLNVGHSNPYVLEGVQEQLERYTHTIDFPTEARLDLIEKLDEIAPGDLSGNSTVIFGGPSGSDAIEGSIKLAKHNTGRHGTLAFEGSYHGTTAGALSLTAGKKYKEGYGPLLADAVHVPFPSPSLGVDSERALDAVKRKFENPYGGHQSPAGIWVEPIQGEGGVVVPPKDFLCGLRDIADDNDALLIADEIQTGLGRTGEWFASDHFDVTPDAITMAKALGGTGLPIGAMLFREELDTWGPGGHVGTFRGNVPAMVGGLRAIEYIEEHDLLANARRLGDEIRDRFQEVADDVPEIVDVRGKGLFVGVEFADEDGPAKELVLDVQRRCYENGVLVWSAGRHGNVLRLIPPLVLTDRQAAVGMDIICDAIRAAVNEGQ; translated from the coding sequence ATGGCAATCAGTCTCACGACCGACGAGCTACACTTTTCCGAGGAGCCGGACGTCGACGACGTTCCGGGCCCCAACTCCGAAGTCCTGCTCGAGCGCCAGCGAGACGTCGACAGTAACGCCGTCGCCTATCCGAAGCGCATCCCTATCGCGCTTGACGAGGCGAAAGGTGCGACCGTCCGCGATGTCGACGGCAACACGTTCCTCGACTTCTTCGCGGGAATCGGCGTGTTGAACGTCGGCCACTCGAATCCGTACGTGCTCGAGGGCGTCCAGGAGCAACTCGAGCGCTACACGCACACTATCGATTTCCCCACTGAGGCCCGGCTCGACCTCATCGAGAAACTCGACGAGATTGCCCCCGGCGACCTCAGCGGAAACAGTACGGTGATCTTCGGCGGGCCGAGCGGGAGCGACGCCATCGAGGGTTCGATCAAGCTCGCGAAACACAACACCGGCCGCCACGGCACCCTCGCTTTCGAGGGGTCGTACCACGGGACCACGGCCGGTGCGCTCAGCCTCACCGCCGGCAAGAAGTACAAGGAGGGGTACGGGCCGTTGCTCGCCGACGCCGTCCACGTTCCGTTCCCGTCGCCGTCGCTCGGCGTCGACAGCGAGCGGGCGCTCGACGCGGTCAAGCGGAAGTTCGAGAACCCCTACGGTGGCCACCAGTCGCCGGCTGGTATCTGGGTCGAGCCGATCCAGGGCGAGGGTGGCGTCGTTGTCCCACCGAAGGACTTCCTCTGCGGCCTTCGCGACATCGCCGACGACAACGACGCGCTCCTGATCGCCGACGAGATCCAGACCGGGCTCGGGCGAACCGGCGAGTGGTTCGCCAGCGATCACTTCGACGTGACGCCCGACGCGATCACGATGGCGAAAGCGCTCGGCGGCACCGGGTTGCCGATCGGGGCGATGCTGTTCCGTGAGGAACTGGACACGTGGGGGCCGGGCGGTCACGTCGGCACCTTCCGCGGCAACGTGCCGGCGATGGTCGGCGGCCTCCGTGCGATCGAGTACATCGAGGAACACGACCTCCTCGCGAACGCCCGACGACTCGGCGACGAGATCCGCGATCGGTTCCAGGAGGTCGCCGATGACGTTCCGGAGATCGTCGACGTCCGCGGCAAGGGACTGTTCGTCGGCGTCGAGTTCGCCGACGAGGACGGGCCGGCCAAAGAACTCGTCCTCGACGTCCAGCGACGGTGCTACGAGAACGGCGTTCTCGTCTGGAGTGCGGGCCGGCACGGCAACGTGCTCCGCCTGATTCCCCCGCTCGTGCTCACCGACCGCCAGGCGGCCGTCGGGATGGATATCATCTGTGACGCGATCCGTGCGGCGGTCAACGAGGGGCAATGA
- a CDS encoding CHRD domain-containing protein, with protein MVPQFKSRRSLLRVATVVLGSGVGIGTAGADRTLEGDTLAEYPTSFSATLTSDAVAHPVESDASGAITLELDPDTRTVEYTVEIAHLCQVTQVRLHCGAETDDGPAVVWLYPESGPGIRPTEGRVDGTLAEGTLTVADFDGPFRDEPLEAVVQTLASEAAYVTVHTTEHPDGALRGRVAPDDAPGGDAASDK; from the coding sequence ATGGTCCCTCAGTTCAAGTCACGACGGTCCCTTCTTCGCGTTGCAACCGTCGTCCTCGGCAGTGGTGTCGGGATCGGAACCGCCGGTGCAGACCGGACGCTCGAGGGCGACACCCTCGCTGAGTACCCGACCAGCTTCTCGGCGACACTCACGAGTGACGCCGTTGCCCACCCGGTCGAGAGTGATGCTAGCGGCGCCATCACGCTCGAACTCGACCCGGATACACGGACGGTCGAGTATACAGTCGAGATTGCACACCTGTGTCAGGTAACGCAAGTCCGCCTTCACTGTGGAGCCGAGACCGACGACGGGCCCGCCGTTGTCTGGCTCTACCCTGAATCGGGGCCCGGGATCCGACCCACGGAGGGACGGGTTGACGGAACGCTCGCCGAGGGCACACTCACTGTCGCCGACTTCGATGGCCCGTTTCGGGACGAGCCGCTGGAGGCCGTCGTGCAGACGCTGGCCAGTGAAGCGGCCTACGTGACCGTCCACACCACGGAACACCCCGACGGAGCGCTTCGAGGCCGGGTCGCGCCCGACGACGCTCCAGGCGGGGACGCGGCGAGCGACAAGTGA
- a CDS encoding nucleic acid-binding protein — protein sequence MTMEATRYDDGTISYPGHPRSRNGAEPVETIDLSEHTAEVVTWTTSTATPPGVREPNHLAIVEFDVSEAVDASDNRTESDEDSESVRALVQLTTGDLETGDEVRPVFVEELRDPGAGIRKPESQDWDGYQFEPV from the coding sequence ATGACGATGGAAGCAACCCGCTACGACGACGGCACGATCAGCTATCCCGGCCACCCGCGCAGCCGGAACGGCGCGGAGCCGGTCGAGACGATCGACCTGAGCGAGCACACCGCGGAGGTCGTGACGTGGACGACCAGTACAGCGACACCACCCGGCGTGCGCGAGCCGAACCACCTCGCGATCGTCGAGTTCGACGTCAGCGAGGCGGTCGACGCCTCGGATAATCGGACGGAGTCCGATGAGGACAGCGAATCCGTTCGGGCGCTCGTCCAACTGACGACCGGCGATCTCGAGACGGGTGACGAAGTCCGGCCGGTCTTCGTCGAGGAGCTTCGCGACCCCGGCGCCGGCATCAGAAAGCCCGAGAGTCAGGACTGGGATGGCTACCAGTTCGAACCGGTATAA
- a CDS encoding thiolase family protein has protein sequence MTAGEHSTDRQSDRVAVIGASMTQFGQREGWVQDLLAEAGLECLEDAGVDATDVEHLYVSNMTSGEFEGMTGVMNALAHDLGAMPAYTQRVDQTSSSGGAGIYAAWQSITSGASEMTLLVGGEKMTHKSTADTTDIIASIAHPVEYKAGVTLPSFAGLTARNYLERFDAPRETLAKVAVKNHRNGVDNPNAQFQKEVDLETVLESPIVADPLRLYDFCPITDGSAALLFCPESVAKEYTDEYAVIAGVDGATDTHVVHEREDPTVMGGVVESGKGAYAMSGYGPDDIDVAELHDMFTILEFLQMEGLGFADQGEAWKLVEEGYTERDGELPVNTSGGLKSKGHPLGASGVAQGVEIYEQLVGEAGPRQVEADVGLCCNVGGFGNCVITTIMEAAR, from the coding sequence ATGACGGCAGGCGAGCACTCCACGGACCGCCAGTCCGACCGCGTGGCAGTTATCGGAGCCTCGATGACCCAGTTCGGCCAGCGAGAGGGCTGGGTCCAGGACCTCCTCGCCGAGGCCGGACTCGAGTGCCTAGAGGATGCGGGCGTCGACGCGACGGACGTCGAGCACCTGTACGTCTCGAACATGACCAGCGGCGAGTTCGAGGGAATGACGGGTGTGATGAACGCGCTGGCACACGATCTCGGCGCGATGCCGGCCTATACGCAGCGCGTCGATCAGACGAGTTCCAGCGGCGGCGCGGGGATCTACGCTGCCTGGCAATCGATCACCAGTGGAGCGAGCGAGATGACGCTGCTCGTCGGCGGCGAGAAGATGACTCACAAGTCGACCGCTGATACGACCGACATTATCGCCTCGATCGCTCACCCCGTCGAGTACAAGGCGGGGGTAACGCTCCCCTCCTTCGCCGGGCTCACGGCGCGGAACTATCTGGAACGCTTCGACGCACCCCGCGAGACCCTCGCGAAAGTCGCGGTCAAAAACCACAGGAACGGCGTCGATAATCCGAACGCCCAGTTCCAGAAGGAGGTCGATCTCGAGACGGTGCTCGAGTCGCCGATCGTCGCGGACCCGCTGCGGCTGTACGACTTCTGTCCGATCACCGACGGCTCGGCGGCGTTGCTGTTCTGTCCGGAGTCAGTTGCCAAAGAGTATACCGACGAGTACGCCGTCATCGCCGGCGTCGATGGCGCGACGGACACGCACGTCGTCCACGAGCGCGAGGATCCGACCGTCATGGGCGGCGTCGTCGAGAGCGGCAAAGGCGCTTACGCGATGAGCGGCTACGGGCCCGACGATATCGACGTCGCGGAGCTCCACGACATGTTCACCATCCTCGAGTTCCTCCAGATGGAGGGACTGGGCTTCGCCGACCAGGGCGAGGCCTGGAAGCTCGTCGAGGAGGGCTACACGGAACGCGACGGCGAGTTGCCGGTCAACACCTCCGGCGGCCTCAAGTCGAAGGGCCACCCGCTCGGCGCGAGCGGCGTCGCACAGGGCGTCGAGATCTACGAACAGCTCGTCGGCGAGGCCGGTCCGCGACAGGTCGAGGCCGACGTCGGCCTCTGCTGTAACGTCGGCGGCTTCGGGAACTGCGTTATCACCACGATCATGGAGGCAGCACGATGA
- the fabG gene encoding 3-oxoacyl-ACP reductase FabG: MTAKLAEPADLDRPSRQPLAGRTCLVTGASRGIGHGIARELGRYGATVVINYRSSEEAAHVVADAITEADTAGTAHPVQADVTDRAEIETMRDAVHDAFGPIDVLVNNAGITCDRTFQKMTAEDWHRVIDVSLNGTFNCTQTFYDDITAVDHGRVINISSVIGKQGNVGQANYAAAKSGLFGFTRSLALELAGSDATANCIAPGFTRTEMVKAIPDDIQDSLRADIPLERFASVSEVAGLVRYLAGEQSGYVTGEVIDINGGIDL; encoded by the coding sequence ATGACGGCGAAGCTCGCAGAGCCGGCCGACCTGGACCGGCCGTCCCGTCAGCCGCTCGCCGGCCGGACGTGCCTGGTCACCGGCGCCTCGCGGGGGATCGGACACGGGATCGCCCGCGAACTCGGACGGTACGGCGCGACCGTCGTCATCAACTACCGCTCCTCCGAGGAGGCCGCCCACGTGGTCGCCGACGCAATTACCGAAGCGGACACCGCAGGGACGGCTCACCCGGTCCAGGCTGACGTCACCGATCGCGCCGAGATCGAGACGATGCGCGACGCGGTCCACGACGCGTTCGGGCCGATCGACGTCCTCGTCAACAACGCCGGGATCACCTGCGATCGGACGTTCCAGAAGATGACGGCGGAAGACTGGCACCGCGTGATCGACGTCTCGCTAAACGGGACGTTCAACTGCACACAGACGTTTTACGACGACATCACAGCCGTCGATCACGGGCGGGTGATCAACATCTCGAGCGTGATCGGCAAGCAAGGCAACGTCGGCCAGGCGAACTACGCGGCGGCGAAAAGCGGCCTGTTCGGGTTTACTCGCTCACTCGCCCTCGAGCTGGCGGGCTCAGACGCGACGGCCAACTGCATCGCGCCCGGCTTCACCCGCACGGAGATGGTCAAGGCGATTCCGGACGATATTCAGGACAGTCTACGCGCGGATATCCCGCTCGAGCGGTTCGCCAGCGTGAGCGAGGTAGCCGGCCTCGTGCGCTACCTCGCCGGCGAGCAGTCGGGCTACGTGACCGGCGAAGTGATCGACATCAACGGAGGAATCGACCTATGA
- a CDS encoding HTH domain-containing protein → MKAVSSVTERLQHLQDQGFITESQITHWPPEHPAIADADDTREPTRDELVAAFEQWADQHGYTLEPAFRRKEIPSSPLGLGTDETHERIRVPIVALALYEDDTETDPDTELLRGVVPYTDRSDTGAERTYTVDEWLSTIETDAGEGPTYTFQHEQATLPEEEQ, encoded by the coding sequence ATGAAGGCGGTCAGCTCCGTCACCGAGCGCCTGCAGCACCTTCAGGACCAGGGATTCATCACCGAGAGTCAGATCACTCACTGGCCGCCGGAACACCCTGCGATCGCCGACGCGGACGACACGAGAGAGCCCACGCGGGACGAGCTCGTGGCCGCGTTCGAACAGTGGGCCGATCAGCACGGCTACACGCTCGAGCCGGCGTTTCGTCGGAAGGAGATACCGTCGTCACCCCTCGGACTGGGGACCGACGAGACACACGAGCGAATTCGGGTCCCGATCGTAGCACTGGCGCTCTACGAGGACGACACCGAGACGGACCCGGATACGGAGCTACTCCGCGGGGTCGTCCCGTACACGGACCGATCGGACACCGGTGCGGAGCGGACATACACTGTGGATGAGTGGCTCTCCACGATCGAAACGGATGCAGGTGAGGGGCCCACATACACCTTCCAGCACGAGCAGGCGACACTTCCCGAGGAGGAACAATGA
- a CDS encoding helix-turn-helix domain-containing protein, whose translation MSTSEQKPTLPDDLGSPQAKLVYLTLLVTEETTVTELQQLLGLPKLTLLPILTSLVARGLAQRTEGGYAS comes from the coding sequence ATGTCCACGAGCGAACAAAAACCGACATTACCAGACGATCTTGGCTCACCACAGGCCAAACTGGTGTATCTGACGCTCCTCGTGACGGAGGAGACGACAGTGACCGAACTCCAGCAGTTACTGGGGCTGCCCAAACTAACGCTCCTGCCGATACTCACGTCGCTCGTTGCGCGTGGGCTCGCCCAGCGGACGGAGGGCGGGTATGCCAGTTAG
- a CDS encoding DUF7563 family protein encodes MPSCDDCGEYVTRDFIRVFGVDGKVHGCPHCATYRELQDGAGVEHSSEGRSPQPGVQRKTN; translated from the coding sequence ATGCCCAGCTGTGATGATTGTGGCGAGTACGTCACCCGCGATTTCATCCGAGTGTTCGGTGTCGACGGCAAGGTCCACGGCTGTCCCCACTGTGCGACGTATCGCGAGCTCCAGGACGGAGCCGGTGTGGAACACTCGAGCGAGGGTCGATCACCACAGCCAGGGGTTCAGCGAAAGACGAACTGA